One genomic segment of Ricinus communis isolate WT05 ecotype wild-type chromosome 5, ASM1957865v1, whole genome shotgun sequence includes these proteins:
- the LOC8276047 gene encoding tubulin alpha chain: MRECISIHIGQAGIQVGNACWELYCLEHGIQPDGQMPGDKTVGGGDDAFNTFFSETGAGKHVPRAVFLDLEPTVIDEVRTGTYRQLFHPEQLISGKEDAANNFARGHYTIGKEIVDLCLDRIRKLADNCTGLQGFLVFHAVGGGTGSGLGSLLLERLSVDYGKKSKLGFTVYPSPQVSTSVVEPYNSVLSTHSLLEHTDVSILLDNEAIYDICRRSLDIERPTYTNLNRLISQVISSLTASLRFDGALNVDVTEFQTNLVPYPRIHFMLSSYAPVISAEKAYHEQLSVSEITNSAFEPSSMMAKCDPRHGKYMACCLMYRGDVVPKDVNAAVATIKTKRTIQFVDWCPTGFKCGINYQPPTVVPGGDLAKVQRAVCMISNSTSVAEVFSRIDHKFDLMYAKRAFVHWYVGEGMEEGEFSEAREDLAALEKDYEEVGAESAEGDDDEGDEY, translated from the exons ATGAGAGAGTGCATATCGATTCACATTGGTCAAGCCGGTATCCAAGTGGGTAACGCCTGCTGGGAGCTCTACTGCCTTGAACATGGCATTCAA CCTGATGGACAAATGCCGGGCGACAAGACAGTTGGCGGTGGAGATGATGCATTCAACACTTTCTTTAGTGAAACTGGTGCTGGAAAGCATGTCCCTCGCGCCGTATTCCTTGATTTGGAACCTACTGTTATTGATGAAGTTAGGACAGGAACTTATCGCCAATTGTTTCACCCTGAACAACTTATTAGTGGGAAAGAAGATGCTGCCAACAACTTTGCTAGGGGCCACTACACAA TTGGGAAAGAGATTGTGGACTTGTGCCTTGATAGGATCAGAAAGCTGGCTGACAACTGTACTGGGCTTCAAGGGTTTTTGGTATTTCACGCTGTTGGTGGTGGTACTGGATCTGGTCTTGGATCTTTGCTTTTGGAAAGGCTTTCTGTTGATTATGGAAAGAAATCGAAGCTCGGGTTTACTGTTTATCCTTCACCTCAGGTTTCAACCTCTGTTGTTGAGCCTTATAACAGTGTTCTATCAACCCATTCCCTTTTAGAGCACACTGATGTCTCTATTCTCCTCGATAATGAGGCTATCTATGATATTTGTCGTAGATCACTTGATATTGAAAGACCCACCTATACCAATCTCAATAGGCTTATTTCTCAG GTTATCTCCTCACTAACAGCTTCTCTTCGATTTGATGGAGCATTGAATGTGGATGTGACTGAATTTCAGACTAATTTAGTCCCGTACCCTCGAATCCACTTCATGCTCTCTTCATATGCACCAGTTATCTCTGCAGAGAAAGCTTACCACGAGCAATTATCAGTGTCAGAAATAACCAACAGTGCCTTTGAACCATCTTCAATGATGGCAAAATGCGATCCTCGCCATGGTAAGTACATGGCATGTTGTTTGATGTACAGAGGAGATGTAGTGCCAAAGGATGTAAATGCTGCAGTTGCTACAATCAAAACTAAGAGGACAATTCAATTTGTGGATTGGTGTCCCACTGGGTTCAAATGTGGCATCAATTATCAGCCCCCTACTGTTGTTCCTGGAGGAGATTTGGCTAAAGTTCAAAGGGCAGTTTGCATGATTTCAAATTCAACTAGTGTTGCTGAAGTGTTCTCTAGGATTGATCATAAGTTTGATCTTATGTATGCAAAGCGTGCTTTCGTGCATTGGTATGTTGGTGAGGGTATGGAGGAAGGTGAATTCTCTGAAGCTAGAGAGGATTTGGCTGCTCTGGAGAAGGACTATGAAGAAGTTGGAGCAGAATCTGCTGAAGGagatgatgatgaaggagATGAATACTAG